AAGGGGTGATCGTAAGGGGGGCGAGGATGCTTGCGACCCTTCCGATTGCAGACGAGATAATGGTCTTCCCGTCGACGGTGGTTCGCTCTGGTCAGGACGACATGCCCTACTCTATTGCGTTCGCACTGCCTGTGAGCGCAAAGGGCCTGAAGTTCATTTGCCGCGAGTCCTTCGCGGCCACCTCGACCTACGACCATCCGCTGGCCTCCCGATTCGACGAACAGGACGCGGTGGTCGTATTCGAGGATGTGCTCGTCCCCTGGGAGAGGGTCTTCATCCTTGAGGACCCAGAGAGGGCGAACAGGGTGAGCGAGGCGACGGACGCGATTGTGTTCATGGCGCATCAGGCGACCGTCAGGGAGATAGCGAAGGCGGAATTCATCGCAGGGCTCGCTACGATAGTGGCTGAGACCATCGGGGCAGACCAGTTCCCCCACGTTCAGGAGAAGATCACGGACATCCTTCTAACAGTGGAATCGATGAAGGCTTTCCTGGCCTCGAGCGAGGTGAATGCGAAGCAGAACCGCTGGGGTCTGCTAACTCCGGACTACGTGCCCATCAACTCGGCAAGGAACCTTTGGCCCAGGGTGGCGCCCAACCTCGCCGTCGTGATAAAACAGATTGGCGCGAGCGGGCTGATGGCGATACCGCCGGAGGAAGTACTGCGGGGCGGCGCACGGCCGGATGTCGACAGGTACTATCAGGCCAAGCTGGCTGGCGCCCAAGATAGAATACGGCTGTTCAAGCTCGCCTGGGACGCGGTCGGGAGCTCGTTTGGAGGGCGGCAGGAGCTGTACGAGAGGTTCTTCTTTGGCGACCCCGTGAGGATGGCGAGCGCATATTACAACTGGTACAACAAGGAACCCTACAAGGAACGGGTCAGAGGCTTCCTGAAGAGGGAACAATAGGAGTAGAAACTTCGTGGAAGCAGGCTTCAATATCGTCAAGGCAGGGCATATCGAATTCCTCGTAACAGACCTGAAAGAGGCAACCCGCTTCTACGTCGACACCCTTGGTTTCGTCGTCACCGAGAGGGACGCGTCCCACGCTTACCTCCGAGGCCTCGAGGACAGGCAGCATCACTGCCTATTGCTCACGAAGTCCCCTTCCCCTGGCGTCGGACATCTAGCATTCAAGGTCGCCGAAGATGGAGAGCTAGAAGCGCTGGAGCGGGCCTACGCGAGGAAGGGAGCGTTCACTAAGTGGGTGAAGGAGGGCGAGGAAAGGGGGCAGGGAAGGGCGCTTGTGGTCGAGGACCAATTCGGATTCCCGGTGGAGTTCTATTCGAGGATGAAGCATGAAGAATGGATGCTGCAGAAGTACGACAGGTACAGGGGAGCGAAGGTGATGCGGCTGGACCACTTCAACATCATGCTCCCCAGCGCGGCCTCCGCCTTCGATTGGTATGTGAAATCCTTGGGCTTCGGTTGCACGGAGATCACGGAGACCGAGGGTCCGAAACCTTCGATGTGGGCGGCCTGGCTGAGGCGGAAGCACACATGCCACGACCTCGCCCTCACCACGGGGAAGGGGCCTAGGGTCCACCATGCGGGCTTCACCGTGGCTGACAGGATGTCGATCATGGACTGCGCCGACCTCCTTGCGTCGACGGGATACCTTGAGAGCATGGAGCGGGGACCCGGAAGGCACGGAGTCTCGAACGCCTTCTTCCTGTACCTCAGAGACCCAGACGGGAACAGGCTCGAGCTTTACACTGGGGATTACCTCAGCGCGGACCCTGATTGGAAGCCGATCAGGTGGAAGCTAAACGACCCACAGAGGCAGACGTTCTGGGGAGCGAAGACGCCGGAGAGCTGGTTCAA
This portion of the Nitrososphaerota archaeon genome encodes:
- the hpaD gene encoding 3,4-dihydroxyphenylacetate 2,3-dioxygenase: MEAGFNIVKAGHIEFLVTDLKEATRFYVDTLGFVVTERDASHAYLRGLEDRQHHCLLLTKSPSPGVGHLAFKVAEDGELEALERAYARKGAFTKWVKEGEERGQGRALVVEDQFGFPVEFYSRMKHEEWMLQKYDRYRGAKVMRLDHFNIMLPSAASAFDWYVKSLGFGCTEITETEGPKPSMWAAWLRRKHTCHDLALTTGKGPRVHHAGFTVADRMSIMDCADLLASTGYLESMERGPGRHGVSNAFFLYLRDPDGNRLELYTGDYLSADPDWKPIRWKLNDPQRQTFWGAKTPESWFNEAMLVKSPKTGKLLQVSSPKIQDRPDYLLSAH
- the hpaB gene encoding 4-hydroxyphenylacetate 3-monooxygenase, oxygenase component — encoded protein: MGARTGSQFLSRLDDTPRELWYGEERITGSVSKHRAFSSIAKSIAELYDMQSKEGLEETMTYPSPSTGERFGASFLQPKTREDLAKRTKMMKTWADYSGGVLGRTPDYLNSSVMAMAAAAEFFGREGHDFAGNVTKYYEYIRENDLLLTHTLINPQTNRGVGPSKQADPFTAARVLEKNSEGVIVRGARMLATLPIADEIMVFPSTVVRSGQDDMPYSIAFALPVSAKGLKFICRESFAATSTYDHPLASRFDEQDAVVVFEDVLVPWERVFILEDPERANRVSEATDAIVFMAHQATVREIAKAEFIAGLATIVAETIGADQFPHVQEKITDILLTVESMKAFLASSEVNAKQNRWGLLTPDYVPINSARNLWPRVAPNLAVVIKQIGASGLMAIPPEEVLRGGARPDVDRYYQAKLAGAQDRIRLFKLAWDAVGSSFGGRQELYERFFFGDPVRMASAYYNWYNKEPYKERVRGFLKREQ